A window from Pseudanabaena sp. BC1403 encodes these proteins:
- a CDS encoding SDR family oxidoreductase translates to MLDLRGKIALVTGASRGIGAAVAQQLAERGADIIINYRSKAHRAEEIAANVITTGSRAILAQADITNAEQVGKMMQSIATDLTKLDLLVLNASGGMEKDKSTDYAMDLNLKAQERLADLAVPLMKDGGRIVFVTSHLAHFYGQKPVSAIYENVAASKYAGEQSLRDRIPQLTDKGISLVVVSGDLIEGTITPKLMERANRGFINERREQAGTLPTVADFAKAIADACANTSLSSGETIFVGSTEW, encoded by the coding sequence GTGCTTGATTTAAGGGGAAAGATTGCTTTAGTAACTGGTGCATCGCGAGGCATTGGTGCGGCTGTTGCTCAACAATTGGCTGAGCGGGGAGCCGATATCATCATCAACTACCGCAGTAAAGCGCATCGAGCCGAAGAAATTGCAGCGAATGTGATAACAACTGGGAGTCGTGCGATTCTTGCACAAGCAGACATCACCAATGCAGAGCAGGTTGGCAAAATGATGCAGAGCATTGCCACTGACTTGACGAAATTGGACTTATTAGTACTTAATGCCAGTGGTGGTATGGAAAAGGATAAATCCACAGACTATGCGATGGATCTTAACCTCAAGGCGCAAGAGCGATTGGCAGATCTAGCAGTTCCCTTAATGAAAGATGGTGGACGAATTGTGTTTGTGACTAGTCACTTAGCGCATTTTTATGGACAAAAGCCTGTAAGTGCCATCTACGAAAACGTTGCTGCAAGTAAATACGCAGGTGAACAGTCGCTGCGCGATCGCATTCCCCAACTCACTGATAAAGGAATTAGTTTGGTCGTTGTTAGTGGAGATTTAATCGAAGGGACAATCACGCCAAAACTAATGGAACGTGCAAATCGAGGATTTATCAACGAACGACGCGAACAAGCAGGTACATTACCAACCGTTGCCGATTTTGCAAAGGCGATCGCTGATGCTTGTGCAAATACAAGTCTCAGCAGTGGAGAGACCATATTTGTAGGAAGTACGGAATGGTAG